A genomic window from Punica granatum isolate Tunisia-2019 chromosome 2, ASM765513v2, whole genome shotgun sequence includes:
- the LOC116193461 gene encoding uncharacterized protein LOC116193461 isoform X2: MGEPSIFDRMMSHLRATSKYYTGYPKDLGPSRLVHFTSEREFVQLLHEGYPVVVAFTIRGNLTKHLDKVLEEAAVAFYPNVKFMRVECPKYPGFCMTRQKNEYPFIEIFHSPEQAANQGRADPSVMKYSVKVLPFNYDQSLYGFREFFKRHGIKSSGPN; encoded by the exons ATGGGGGAACCATCAATTTTTGATAGGATGATGAGTCATCTCCGAGCAACCAGCAA GTACTATACGGGTTACCCAAAGGATCTTGGGCCATCACGTTTAGTCCACTTCACATCAGAGCGCGAGTTTGTGCAACTCCTTCATGAAGGCTATCCTGTAGTCGTTGCATTTACTATTAG GGGTAACTTAACAAAGCATCTGGACAAAGTATTGGAGGAAGCTGCTGTTGCATTTTATCCCAATGTCAAATTTATGCGC GTTGAGTGTCCAAAATACCCAGGGTTCTGTATGACACGACAGAAGAATGAATATCCATTTATTGAGATCTTTCATAGTCCAGAACAG GCAGCTAATCAAGGAAGAGCTGATCCTAGTGTCATGAAGTATTCTGTGAAGGTTCTACCA TTCAATTATGACCAGAGTTTGTACGGATTCAGAGAATTCTTCAAGCGCCACGGAATCAAGTCTTCAGGTCCAAACTGA
- the LOC116193461 gene encoding uncharacterized protein LOC116193461 isoform X1, whose protein sequence is MNNHVGKTIEFYVLISIFKVYKRLPCRYCDVDSSISSQMGEPSIFDRMMSHLRATSKYYTGYPKDLGPSRLVHFTSEREFVQLLHEGYPVVVAFTIRGNLTKHLDKVLEEAAVAFYPNVKFMRVECPKYPGFCMTRQKNEYPFIEIFHSPEQAANQGRADPSVMKYSVKVLPFNYDQSLYGFREFFKRHGIKSSGPN, encoded by the exons ATGAATAATCATGTTGGAAAAACCATTGAATTTTATGTACTTATCTCAATTTTTAAGGTGTACAAGAGATTGCCATGCAGGTATTGTGACGTGGATTCCAGTATATCTAGTCAAATGGGGGAACCATCAATTTTTGATAGGATGATGAGTCATCTCCGAGCAACCAGCAA GTACTATACGGGTTACCCAAAGGATCTTGGGCCATCACGTTTAGTCCACTTCACATCAGAGCGCGAGTTTGTGCAACTCCTTCATGAAGGCTATCCTGTAGTCGTTGCATTTACTATTAG GGGTAACTTAACAAAGCATCTGGACAAAGTATTGGAGGAAGCTGCTGTTGCATTTTATCCCAATGTCAAATTTATGCGC GTTGAGTGTCCAAAATACCCAGGGTTCTGTATGACACGACAGAAGAATGAATATCCATTTATTGAGATCTTTCATAGTCCAGAACAG GCAGCTAATCAAGGAAGAGCTGATCCTAGTGTCATGAAGTATTCTGTGAAGGTTCTACCA TTCAATTATGACCAGAGTTTGTACGGATTCAGAGAATTCTTCAAGCGCCACGGAATCAAGTCTTCAGGTCCAAACTGA
- the LOC116193461 gene encoding uncharacterized protein LOC116193461 isoform X3 — MNNHVGKTIEFYVLISIFKVYKRLPCRYCDVDSSISSQMGEPSIFDRMMSHLRATSKYYTGYPKDLGPSRLVHFTSEREFVQLLHEGYPVVVAFTIRGNLTKHLDKVLEEAAVAFYPNVKFMRVECPKYPGFCMTRQKNEYPFIEIFHSPEQVFDFFL; from the exons ATGAATAATCATGTTGGAAAAACCATTGAATTTTATGTACTTATCTCAATTTTTAAGGTGTACAAGAGATTGCCATGCAGGTATTGTGACGTGGATTCCAGTATATCTAGTCAAATGGGGGAACCATCAATTTTTGATAGGATGATGAGTCATCTCCGAGCAACCAGCAA GTACTATACGGGTTACCCAAAGGATCTTGGGCCATCACGTTTAGTCCACTTCACATCAGAGCGCGAGTTTGTGCAACTCCTTCATGAAGGCTATCCTGTAGTCGTTGCATTTACTATTAG GGGTAACTTAACAAAGCATCTGGACAAAGTATTGGAGGAAGCTGCTGTTGCATTTTATCCCAATGTCAAATTTATGCGC GTTGAGTGTCCAAAATACCCAGGGTTCTGTATGACACGACAGAAGAATGAATATCCATTTATTGAGATCTTTCATAGTCCAGAACAG gtttttgacttttttctCTGA